The stretch of DNA GGAGTGCTTCACGGCATCCACAATTTGCTGAGCTTCTTCCTTGGAAATGCCCTCCACTTGCATGAAGTCCTTGACCGAAAGTCCCACGAGCTGTGGCACCTGTTCGAGGTTCACGGCAACGAGTTTTTCCTTGATTTCGTCGGCAAGTTCCAATTCGGTCACCATTTTTACCACGACTTCTTTGGGTGCGGCGGCTTCGGTCGGAGCTCCCGCTGGAGCTTTGGATCTTTTGCCGCTGCCTGAAGTGCTGCTGGTGCTTGCGGGTTCGGTGGTGTCTAGAATGTCGATTTCCCAACCTGTGAGATGAGAAGCGAGACGAACATTTTGTCCACTTTTACCGATGGCGAGCGCCCGTTGATCTTGGGTCACAAAGACCTTTGCCAAGTGAGCGGCTTCATCGAGTTCTACTTTGGAAATTTTTGCGGGCTTCAGGGATTCGGCGATGTACTTTTGCGCGTCCTCGCTCCAAGGGATGATGTCGATGCGTTCTCCGGCGAGTTCGTGCGTTACATTTTGCACGCGTACTCCGTTTTGCCCCACACAGGCTCCGATGGGATCCACTTGAGGATCGCTGGAGGCTACGGCCACCTTACAACGCACTCCGGGTTCGCGAGCCACTCCTTTGATCATGACGGTTCCCGCTTTCACTTCCGGAATTTCCAGTTCCATCAGCTTTTCTACGAGCTTTGGATGGGTTCGAGAAATGAGGAGCTGAGGCCCCTTGGTGGTTTTGATGACTTTATCGAGGTAGAGCTTGATGCGTTGACCTCCATAGTACTGCTCTGTTGGGATTTGTTCGCGCGCGGGCAAGAGTGCCGTGGTGCCTCCCAATTCTACATACACTTGATTGTTGTCCACACGGTGAATGAGTGCGTTGACCAACTCGTTTTCTCGGTCTTTGAAGAGCTCGTACATGTAATCGCGTTCCGCCTCTTGGATCCGTTGAATGATGACTTGTTTGGCGGCTTGTGCGGCAATGCGGCCGTAAGACATTGGGGTCACTTCCATGCGAACCACTTCTTCAAGCTTGATGTTTTTGTTGAGTTTTCGCGCGTCTTCCAGAGTGATGTCGGAATCGGGGTCTTCGATTTTATCCACCACTTTTTTAACGATGAAAATCGTCACACTCTCGGTTTTTGGGTCGATTTCCACTTCGATGTTCTGCTCCTTGTTTCCGTAATCTTTTCGGTACGCGGTGCGCAGGGCCGCCTTCACGATGTCCATGAGGATTTCCTCGGGAAGGTTCTTTTCGTTGCAGAGCTGACGGACGGCGGCCATAAATTGTTGATGCATAGTATTGTTGGTAAGGATGCCGCTTGCGCGGCCTTATCGCTTAGGCACTAAAGTGCCTGGTGCGGAAAAGCGGCAGGATAGAATCCTACAATGCTTATTTAATTGAATTGTAAGCTCATTTTACTGTTTTGCTCCGGTTTTCGCAAGTTCAAAAACGATTTCTGCAGAGAAGCCGCGGGAGGCCAGGAATTGCGCTCGCTTTTGGTAGAGCTTTTCGAGTGGGACTTTGGTGAAGCGCTTTTGAGCCTGAGTAAGGGCTTGAGAGGCCAGGTCTCGCTCCGAGAGTTCCATGGCATTCCATGCTTCTTGAGTCGCTTTTACCGGGATGCCTTTTTGCTGCAGACGGGCGGCCAGTTTGAAGGGGCCTTGAGGTTTGGTGCGCGTTGAGGCTTCTATGGTGTTGCGGATGAAATTTTGGTCGTTGATGAGGCCGAGTTCCTCAAGTCTAGCCAAGACTTTTTCTGCGAGTTCCGGAGTTGCGATGGGCTTTTTTAAAATTTTTTCCCTGAGCTCACTGCCGGTGTGAGCCCTCCGAGCGAGAGCTCGGAGGGCGTATTCCATGAGTTTTCGGTAAATGGGGTCTTCCATATTTAAGCGAGAGAAGCCACTTTTTCTTTGATCATCCCTTCGAGTTCAGTGATGATCTGAGGGTTTTCCTTGAGGAAGTCTTTGGAGTTTTCACGACCTTGCCCAAGGCGAGTCTCGCCGTAGCTGTAGAAAGCGCCGGCTTTGCGTACAAATTCATATTTTGTGGCAAGATCCAAGATGTCTCCCTCTTTCGAAATTCCTCGATTGTATAGAATGTCGAATTCTGCGGTTTTGAAAGGTGGCGCCACCTTGTTTTTCACCACTTTTACACGAACTCGGTTGCCCACTTGTTCTTTGCCATCCCCACCACCTGCTTCCAATCCTTCGATGGATCCGATGCGACGGATATCGAGCCGTACGGAAGCGTAGAATTTGAGTGCCTGACCTCCGGTTGTGGTCTCTGGATTTCCAAACATTACTCCGATTTTCATACGAAGCTGGTTGAGGAAAATCACGATACAATTGGACTTGCTGATGGATCCTGTGAGTTTTCGTAGAGCTTGGCTCATGAGACGGGCTTGGAGCCCCATTTGAGCGTCTCCCATTTCCCCTTCAATTTCCGCCCGAGGAACGAGGGCGGCAACGGAATCGATCACAATGATATCTACCGCGTTGGATCGCACCAAAGTTTCGGTGATTTCCAGGGCTTGTTCCCCCATGTCGGGTTGAGAAAGCAGGAGGTTGTCCACATCCACTCCGATTTTGCGAGCGTAAGCGGGATCCAAGGCATGCTCCGCATCGACGAAGGCTGCCGTTCCTCCTTGCTTTTGAATCTCGGCAATCACATGGAGTGCGAGCGTTGTCTTACCGGAACTTTCCGGTCCGTAAATCTCAATCACTCGACCTTTGGGGATTCCTCCACCAAGAGCGAGATCGAGAGAGATGGATCCGGTGGAAACCGTTTCCACATCCATATGCCTGGATTCTCCAAGTTTCATGATGGAACCCGTCCCGAAACTTTTTTCAATTTGGGAGAGGGCGAGTTCGAGGGCCTTTTTGCGGTTGTCTATTCCCGCGTCTTCTTTTGCTACCATAGCGTGTTGGGTTAGTGATTAGGAAGCTTGTTTCGAGTATAGGTGAGCGCGCGCTCACCGTCAAGCGATTTTATCATTCCGGCCGAATGACCCTTATGCTAGCCAAAAAAACGGGCAAAGTCCTGACAAAAACCTGAAAATTTCCTGAATTCCGTGAGTTGGCTTGATGAAGATGGGATTTATTGTTCGATTCAGGCTAGGCTTAAGCGCGGAACAAGTCCTGGGCGTGGGGATTAGCGAAGACGCGAGTGGAAAGGAGGGCGGATTCATCGAAGGGAGTGCCGGCGTCGGGGAGGACCTCCCAAAGGATTCCGTGGCGGGTCGGAAGGCCGAGCGCTTGAGTCCATTTGAGACCGATGATGTCGTCTTTTTCCATGGAAAGGTAGTAGCGGGCCTCCGGTTTTTTTTCTATGGCGGTGCTGAGCTGCTCCTTGTTTTTATTATGAAGAAGATCTTCGGTGCCGGCGGGCGGGGTTCCGGTGAGCTCAAAATATTTCCATTTGCGAAGCTTCACGGCAAAACCATGACCGCGGAGCGCGTTTTCTAAAGAGCCGGCCTCGTTGTCGGTGATTTTGAGTTCCACAAAAAATTCGTGCGCGCCCTGAGGAAGGACGAAGTCTGTGAGAGCAGTGGAGGGCGCTTGAAATTCAAGCGGTGGCATGGCCAGGGGAATTTGGTGAGAGGGATTTTCCGCGCGGGCTTCCATGTATGCGCGCATGGAACTGAAAATTTTGGGCATGGGTGCCGTGGGCGCGCGCTCCGGGTGGGGCATGATGGCCATGACATTTCCTTGTGGATTACAGATGGCGGCGGCGTTGTGCATGGCGCCATTTGGATTCACCGGAAAGTCCGGATTGGTTTCTCCATTTTTTTCACAATAACGGAATACGATTTGGTTGTTTTCGATGAGTTTTTCCAAAAGATCCGGAATGGTGGTAGTGAAACGCCCTTCCCCGTGAGCCACCGGCACTTGTTCGATGTCTCCCATCCGATCGTAATCGAGGGTGAAGACCGAACGGCCCGGGGCTTCGCAGCGCACAAAAACATTCTCGTTGTAAAAGCCGGTGCCGAGGACTTTGCCATCTTTGATCCGTTTATTGCGAGCCAAAGACATGAGGAGTTCGTGATTTTTATTTCCCGGAATGAGGCCGCTTTCCACTAAAATTTGCGCTCCATTGCAGATTCCAAGTACGGGCTTCCCCGCTTCCGCCTGGCGACGGATTTCTTGCATGATGGGGTCCATGGAAGCGATGAGTCCGCTTCGTCCACGGTCTTCGTATGAAAATCCTCCCGGAATCACGAAGCCGTCGTAGGCTTCCAGATCGGCGGGGTTTTGATTCCAACGGAAAAAATTGGCGTTGATACCCGCATCCCACAGTGCACGAAGGGTTTCGTACTCTGAGTTTATTCCCGGAAATTGGAGGACGGCAACGCGAGGGCTCATGGATTTAATTTGTTACGAAGTCCGTTCAGCCAAGTGTCCACCACTAAGCTTTTGGGGAGGCTGAATACAAGTTCTCCTTTATTGAAAATAGAAAAGGCTTGAGCGGTGCCCGTGGCTCCGATCCATAGAGGCTCCACTTTAAATCGGGCACAAATGCCTTCGAAATGGCTGGCGTCATCCTCGGAAACTTCCACCACAAAACCTCCGGTTTCGCTGAAAAGCAGGGTGTCGAGAGGGGTTTCACCACACTTGCTCAAATCGATGCTGAGTCCATATTCTCCTTCTCCACGACCGCCGGCCATCATCTCCGCCAGCGTGATGGCTAAGCCTCCATCTGAAATGTCGTGACACGCAAGGACCGCGCTGCGGTCCACCGCCATAACCATGGTTCTGAGTTCCTGTTCCACTTGTTTGAAGTCGGGCTTGGGCACGTTCATTCCCAAAAATCCCAGCTGTTTGTAGTACTCACTTCCGCCCAATTCTTCTTTTCGTTTTCCGATCAAATAGATTCGGCTTTTGGGCTGCTTGAACTGCATGGTCACCGCTAAATCGGTGTCTTCGATTCGCCCCAAGGTTCCGATGATTGGAGAAGGTGCGATGCTTCCACTTTGAGAGAAATTGTAGAGGGAGACATTTCCCGAAACCACGGGCACGGGCTCTCCTTTATAATCCAAATGACCCACTCCCTCCAGCGCTTCCTTGATGCCGCGAATGCTTTCCACGAGTTCCCACATTTGCTCGGGATTTTCGGGATTTCCAAAATTGAGACAGTCGGTGACGGCCCAGGGCGTTGCCCCGACGGCGGCCACATTGCGCATGCCTTCCACCACGGCGTTCACTCCGGCCCAGTAGGGAGAAATTCTTCCGTAGCGAGGGTTGCTGTCCACACTGAGTGCGGCGCCCACTTTGTGGATTTCCGGTGCTTCTTCACGGTTGCGGAAGGGCTGGAGCAAGCCTGCGTCCGCCATGCCCGGTTCAAAAACCGTTTGCCCTTGCACCACTTTGTCGTAGTTCTCAAAAATGGGCAGGCGGGAGGCGATGTTTTCGCTGCCCAAAATTTTAAGGAAATTTTCTTGAAGGGCTTCGGGTGTGTTTTGAGCGGCCCTTTCCTCTGCGCTTGGCTCGGGAAAATGGCGCTCCGGTTCGGAAAAAGCTCTATCGTACTGCACGCCTTCGGTGACTTGCGCCGCCGGCGCATCGACTAAAACTTCGTCTCCAAAACGCACTCGATAATTCCCCACTGTCACCTTCCCCACCAAACTGGCGCTGGCTCCCACTGAAACACCGGGGAGATCCCATTCTTTATTGTAGTGATCCAAAATTCTTTCTGTCAGCGAGGGGTGGCAAATCCAGCAGAAGCGCTCTTGCGTTTCGGCACAGGCCACCACTGCGGGGGGCAAATCTTTGGAGGTGGTGTGCACAAGCGCGAGATCAATTTCCGCTCCAAGTCCCGCTCGCTCCACTTGTTCCACGGAGGCACACACAATGCCGCCGGCGCCCATATCCTTGAAGCTCACTTTGTCGAGGTCGCCCGATTCTTGCAGTTTTTTAAAGAGGGTATAGGTGGACTCCGCGATGTGGCGCTCGAGGAAGGGATTGGGCTCTTGCACCGCGCCTTTGTTCGCCTCCTTGTCTTCTTCTTTGAGCTGGAGCGAGGCGAAAGCGGCACCGCCCATTCCGGATTGATCCGTGGGTTTTCCAACCACAATAATATCCCAGCCCACTGCATCCGGGGGAACAAAGGAATGAATGATTTCGTCTTCCCGTAATGCCCCCAGACAAACCACATTCACCAAACAATTGTCGTTGAAGGATTCGTCAAAATAAGTGTCTCCCGCAAGATTGGGAACTCCCAGTGGATTTCCGTAGCCCGCAATTCCCTCCACGACTCCGTTGGCGATTTGTCTACTCAGGGTTCTGTCTATTTGTCCAAACCGCAGCGGATCGGCCACGGCCACCGCGCGGCCTCCCATCACAATAATGTCCCGCACCATTCCTCCAATTCCGGTTGCGGCGCCTTCAAAAGGCACCACTTGCGAGGGGTGATTGTGCGATTCGTGACCCAAAATAACTCCATAACTTCGGTGCTGTTTATCGAGAGCAAAGTGGACAATTCCGGCGTCTTCTCCAACTCCCAACATGACATTGGATGCCTGAATGGGCAGGGTGCGGAGGTGTTTTTTGCTGCTTCGGTAGGAGCAGTGTTCGCTTCCTTGAATTCCCCACACAATCGCTTCGGTGAGCGTTGGCGGGCGGGCTAAAATCGCTTGGACCTTTCTTGCTTCCTCCGGTGTGAGTCCAATTTTATTTTCAGAAAGCACGCGCAAAATTTCCTCGTCCGACATGGCGGCAAAATCGAGACCATTTGAGGGGGAAGCCATACAAAGGCAATATAGGGGAGGCGGGGGGCTTTTGTAAAGTGCATGCGTGAATCCGCGAGCCGGAGTGAGTTCGCTTGATTAAGTGTGGTTTGGTGTTATAGAATAGGGCAATGAATACACCCTCATCCTTTCGACCTTCAAATCGACCTTCACGCCGGGCAGGACAAAAACCGGTTTGTGAAATGTCTTCAGAGGAACTTGGGACTGTGCTTTTGTCTTATAAGAACGGGCTTCTCGCCTACTTGTGTAACCATGGGCTTGAAGTTGACCCCTTTCTTGCAGAAGATATTTTCTACACCGTGGTTGAACGGACCCTTCGCTATCATCGTGATGGGCCGCGCCCCATCGAGAACCTTGGCACATTCATGTATAGAATAGCGATCAATCTGGCCATGAATAAAGGCTCAGCGGCTGCAAAAGAATCTGATGTCCTTGAGACTTATGCTCTTAGGTGCCTTCCTGATGGAGATCCTATAAATCCTGAACTTGCCCTTGAACGAAAGCGAGAGGCTGATGCAGTGCGACGCGCCATGGGGGCCTTACCCTCTGCTCAGAGGGCAGCCGTTCAAGAGCTTCAACTCCATGGGAAAACCGGCCTGGAAGCCGCTCAGGCGCTTGGCGTAAAGCACTCCAGCCTTCGTGTTCAGCTGAACAGGGCGCTGCATGCACTTCGTCAAAATGAAGACCTTCGCGCTTCAAGAGCTGCTTAAAGACACCCTCCCGCCTTCCACATGGATTTGATCTTTTTTGAAGTGGTCGATGAGGGTGAGGTTGTGGGTGGCAAAGATGACGGTGGCACCTTCGGTGTGGAGTTTTTGGAAAAGATGCACGATTTCGAGGGCGCTTTGGGGGTCGAGGTTTCCGGTGGGCTCGTCGGCGATGATGAGACGGGGCTCGTGGATGAGGGCGCGGGCAATGGCGGTGCGTTGTTTTTCACCTCCCGAAAGCATGTAGGGAAAATGGTGGCGGGCTTGAGAAAGATTCACTTTTTCTAAAATTTCAGGCACTCGTTCGGCGATTTGATTCTCACTGTAACCGCAAACTTCCATGGCAAACGCAATGTTTTCATACACGGTTTTTTTGGGGAGAAGTTTGTAATCCTGGAAAACGATGCCCAGCTTGCGGCGGTATTCTTGAAGCGCTTTTTGGTTGAATTTTGTGACCGCGTATCCGTCCACCGTGATTTCTCCGCTGGAGAGCGGGATGGCCCCGATCAACGCGTGAATGAGAGTTGTTTTCCCCGCTCCGGAGGCTCCCGTGAGCCACGCCCACGCTCCACCTTGAATTTGAAGGCTCACATTGTCCAAAACCAGGCGATCTCCGTATTTTTTGGTGGCGTTTTTGAACTCGATCATGGATGGAGTATACTCGCAGCATGACCGATGTGACAACTCTCCAACGCCTGATAACTCGTTTCCTCGAGCATCTTGAAGTGGGCAAGAATAGATCGTCCAAAACCATCGAGAATTATCATCATTATTTGCAACGCTTTGCGGAGTTTTATGGGGATCGGGCGATGGCGAATTTGAGCACTTCCGATGTCCATGCCTATCAACTTTTTTTGAATCGTTTTATGGACGCGCGGGAGCATGGTCTGGGGGTGAAGACTCAAAATTATCACCTGATTGCCCTGCGGGCGTTTTTGAAATATTTGGTGCGGATGGATGAACCGTCTTTGGCGCCGGAGAAAGTCGATCTTAAAAAAATTCCCGAACGCAGTGTGGATTTTTTATCACGCGAGGAAGTGGAACGGTTGTTTGAAGTGGTGGATTTAGGAAAACGGGGAGGGCTAAGGGACCGGGCGGCGCTGGAAACTTTGTATTCCACGGGACTGCGCGTTTCGGAATTGGTGGGTTTGAATCGGAGCCAAGTGGATTTGGAGCGGCGGGAATTCACCGTTCGCGGGAAGGGGAAAAAGCCGCGCATTGTTTTTTTGTCGGAGCGCTGCGTGAAATGGCTTAAGCTTTATTTGGCGGATCGGGCGGATAACTGGGAGCCGGTGTTCATCAGCTTTGGGCGAAATCGCGAGGGAGAGGAATTGGGGCTTGGCGAAAAGCGGCGGCTCACGGCGTATTCCATTGAGGAAATGGTACGGCGAGCGGGCCGTTTGGCAGGCATTGGAAAGCGCGTGACGCCCCATTTGCTGAGGCACAGTTTTGCGACGGAGCTGCTGCACAACGGCGCGGACATTCGCAGCGTGCAAGAAATGCTGGGACATGCTTCCATCACGACCACGCAGATTTACACGCACTCCACGAATGAGCGCTTGCGGGAGGTGCATGAAAAGTTTCATAAGTGAGGGGGGCTTTTGGCTTGCACTTGCTTGATATCCTTTGCTAGCATGGGAAAGTCTTTTACATTAATTACTTATATTTCATCATGGCGCACAGGCGAATACTTGTGGACGGAGAAGGGGGATTTAAGGGTCTTCCAACATTTTGGGGCAACCCGGAGCATAATCCTGAGTTTAGGGCGGCTTTTCGTGCGCCTCGCATGCGTGATCCAGAGGAAGTGCGAAAGTGGCAGGAGGCAAATGCCGGCACAATTCGCGCTAGTCTAATTGAACTTGGGGCTCAATGGGACGCTGAGAGGGATGTGTTTCGTGCGGCATTAGTAGAGTCAGAGCGGAAGGCGAAGGGATAAGACCAGCTTTCTGCTTTGTTCACGATGCTTGAGGAAGGGCCTTTTGGCTTGCACTTGCCTCCTATCCTTGGTTAGAATCAGAATTAATTACTTATAATTTATGGATAAAAAGGAGGAAAAGGAGGAAAAGCTATACTCCGGAGAGCGTGGGGATGTGCCAGGACGAATAACTGTGAACGGACATGGCGGGTGTCATGTGCCAAAGGGTTGGGGGCCCATAGAGGCGGATCCCGACTGGATAGCGATGCAAGCGGCGAAGTTGCCGCCCCTGATAGATTATGATAAATGGTGCGAATACCATGACACCCATGCCGAGGAAGTTGATGCTCGCCTACGGCAGGTTCGTGAGAAATTTCTTCTTGAGGCTCCGGATCTTCTTGAGGGATTAAGAAAGGCAGAGGCAGATCGGAAGGCGAAGAGATAAGACCAGCTTTCTGGTTTGTTCATGATGCTTGAGGAAGGGCCTTTTGGCTTGCTAAAATATGGGTTAATGTTAAAATATGCGCTTAAACCCTAATGAGCTGTCATCGTGAAGACCCCAATGGGACCAAAAGAAGTTCTTGAGCAGCTGGAGGCGGCTCAAGGTATAAATGGAGACCAGTCAGAGGGGTTTGACTCGTATGCTCCACTGGCTCTGTGTGCGGCTTGGGTTCACCGAGCTGTCTTTGAGGGGAGTGCTGAGGGGCTTGCCGGATTGGAGCTTAGGCAGAGCCAATAAGCCCTACAATGAGAATGCGTACAGTCCGGATGAGCTTATTGGGGAGACACGGGTGTCAAAAAAATTGTCGGCTGAAATGCAACTGTTTCATTCCATTGGGTGCATTGCGGTGTTTACCGGCGCGGCATGGGTGACGGATATCTCTAATCCTGAGATCGTTCAAAATGTGGGCTTTTTTGCCGAAGGTGCAAGTCTGGCTTTTGGCATTGGGGGGTATATTAAAGGTTATGGTGACTACATTTACGATGCCTTCCATTCCACCCGCGTTGGTCCTTCTATCCCTGAGCTTGAAGTGAGATCGCCTTGGACGGGACATGGGCGGTATTCGCTTCCTCTACATAATCCTATTGTGAGGGGGCCTTTGGGAGATCGGCTTTCTCGTGAAGTGCACTATAAACCCATAGAGGCTCATCTCCAAAGAGAATCATTAACGACCTGGACCAACCCGCGGAAGGCTTTGCCCACGGAGCCCGATCGGCTTCCTGAGTTGACTTCAAAACTCGACCGATTCCTTGCGGATTTTGAAGAGGCGCTTCATGCTTCCACCAATCGTGGCTTAATAGAACACGGGAAGGCTTTGAGAGATGGGGCGGAAGTTTTGAGGGAACTTGGCAAGACGCTTGATGCGGACCCCGACTCGCAGTTGGAACAAAAGGCAGCGGTAATGGAAAAATTTGAACTCAAAAGACATCTTCAACAACTGGTTGGGCTTTGCAGGAGGCGGGCGCTTGCCCTTCAACTCATCGAGCGCTTGAAAACAAAGGGGGAGGTGGCTGTGGACTCCCGTGCTGCCTTTGATGAGGCGAATGTGAAATTGGCGAATTTTCATGGCATTAAACAGAAGACCGGCTTGCCTGCTGGAGAGGAGAGCTTGCGGGATAGTCTGACTCAGGCAAAAAAGGCCTATTCCGACCTTGTGAGCGGGATCGTTATTCTTATTGAAGAAAGCCGCAGAGAGCTGGAAGAAGTTTTGAATGCGGAGGGTGAGGGGCGCTTGCTCAGTGAGGAGGAGTTGGATGGAGCGGTTGGGATTGGAGAAACGGCTAAGCGAATGGGCATGGCGGCGCGAAGGGTGGGGGCGCGGACGGTGGGGACGCGGACGGTGGGGACGCAGAAATAGGATTTGAACATATGGGTTTTTCTTGTCTATTCAAATGGTGTGTACGCACTCACCTTTTGTGTTATTATCAGGTTAAGCACTGCCAAGTGGGGACCCTTTAAC from Candidatus Gracilibacteria bacterium encodes:
- the nusA gene encoding transcription termination factor NusA, with protein sequence MHQQFMAAVRQLCNEKNLPEEILMDIVKAALRTAYRKDYGNKEQNIEVEIDPKTESVTIFIVKKVVDKIEDPDSDITLEDARKLNKNIKLEEVVRMEVTPMSYGRIAAQAAKQVIIQRIQEAERDYMYELFKDRENELVNALIHRVDNNQVYVELGGTTALLPAREQIPTEQYYGGQRIKLYLDKVIKTTKGPQLLISRTHPKLVEKLMELEIPEVKAGTVMIKGVAREPGVRCKVAVASSDPQVDPIGACVGQNGVRVQNVTHELAGERIDIIPWSEDAQKYIAESLKPAKISKVELDEAAHLAKVFVTQDQRALAIGKSGQNVRLASHLTGWEIDILDTTEPASTSSTSGSGKRSKAPAGAPTEAAAPKEVVVKMVTELELADEIKEKLVAVNLEQVPQLVGLSVKDFMQVEGISKEEAQQIVDAVKHS
- a CDS encoding regulatory protein RecX; this encodes MEDPIYRKLMEYALRALARRAHTGSELREKILKKPIATPELAEKVLARLEELGLINDQNFIRNTIEASTRTKPQGPFKLAARLQQKGIPVKATQEAWNAMELSERDLASQALTQAQKRFTKVPLEKLYQKRAQFLASRGFSAEIVFELAKTGAKQ
- the recA gene encoding recombinase RecA; protein product: MVAKEDAGIDNRKKALELALSQIEKSFGTGSIMKLGESRHMDVETVSTGSISLDLALGGGIPKGRVIEIYGPESSGKTTLALHVIAEIQKQGGTAAFVDAEHALDPAYARKIGVDVDNLLLSQPDMGEQALEITETLVRSNAVDIIVIDSVAALVPRAEIEGEMGDAQMGLQARLMSQALRKLTGSISKSNCIVIFLNQLRMKIGVMFGNPETTTGGQALKFYASVRLDIRRIGSIEGLEAGGGDGKEQVGNRVRVKVVKNKVAPPFKTAEFDILYNRGISKEGDILDLATKYEFVRKAGAFYSYGETRLGQGRENSKDFLKENPQIITELEGMIKEKVASLA
- the purQ gene encoding phosphoribosylformylglycinamidine synthase I is translated as MSPRVAVLQFPGINSEYETLRALWDAGINANFFRWNQNPADLEAYDGFVIPGGFSYEDRGRSGLIASMDPIMQEIRRQAEAGKPVLGICNGAQILVESGLIPGNKNHELLMSLARNKRIKDGKVLGTGFYNENVFVRCEAPGRSVFTLDYDRMGDIEQVPVAHGEGRFTTTIPDLLEKLIENNQIVFRYCEKNGETNPDFPVNPNGAMHNAAAICNPQGNVMAIMPHPERAPTAPMPKIFSSMRAYMEARAENPSHQIPLAMPPLEFQAPSTALTDFVLPQGAHEFFVELKITDNEAGSLENALRGHGFAVKLRKWKYFELTGTPPAGTEDLLHNKNKEQLSTAIEKKPEARYYLSMEKDDIIGLKWTQALGLPTRHGILWEVLPDAGTPFDESALLSTRVFANPHAQDLFRA
- the purL gene encoding phosphoribosylformylglycinamidine synthase subunit PurL, translated to MASPSNGLDFAAMSDEEILRVLSENKIGLTPEEARKVQAILARPPTLTEAIVWGIQGSEHCSYRSSKKHLRTLPIQASNVMLGVGEDAGIVHFALDKQHRSYGVILGHESHNHPSQVVPFEGAATGIGGMVRDIIVMGGRAVAVADPLRFGQIDRTLSRQIANGVVEGIAGYGNPLGVPNLAGDTYFDESFNDNCLVNVVCLGALREDEIIHSFVPPDAVGWDIIVVGKPTDQSGMGGAAFASLQLKEEDKEANKGAVQEPNPFLERHIAESTYTLFKKLQESGDLDKVSFKDMGAGGIVCASVEQVERAGLGAEIDLALVHTTSKDLPPAVVACAETQERFCWICHPSLTERILDHYNKEWDLPGVSVGASASLVGKVTVGNYRVRFGDEVLVDAPAAQVTEGVQYDRAFSEPERHFPEPSAEERAAQNTPEALQENFLKILGSENIASRLPIFENYDKVVQGQTVFEPGMADAGLLQPFRNREEAPEIHKVGAALSVDSNPRYGRISPYWAGVNAVVEGMRNVAAVGATPWAVTDCLNFGNPENPEQMWELVESIRGIKEALEGVGHLDYKGEPVPVVSGNVSLYNFSQSGSIAPSPIIGTLGRIEDTDLAVTMQFKQPKSRIYLIGKRKEELGGSEYYKQLGFLGMNVPKPDFKQVEQELRTMVMAVDRSAVLACHDISDGGLAITLAEMMAGGRGEGEYGLSIDLSKCGETPLDTLLFSETGGFVVEVSEDDASHFEGICARFKVEPLWIGATGTAQAFSIFNKGELVFSLPKSLVVDTWLNGLRNKLNPGALALPSSNFRE
- a CDS encoding ATP-binding cassette domain-containing protein, with product MIEFKNATKKYGDRLVLDNVSLQIQGGAWAWLTGASGAGKTTLIHALIGAIPLSSGEITVDGYAVTKFNQKALQEYRRKLGIVFQDYKLLPKKTVYENIAFAMEVCGYSENQIAERVPEILEKVNLSQARHHFPYMLSGGEKQRTAIARALIHEPRLIIADEPTGNLDPQSALEIVHLFQKLHTEGATVIFATHNLTLIDHFKKDQIHVEGGRVSLSSSGSAKVFILTKCMQRPVQLNTKAGVLYAKRLSGFQAGFPMELKLLNGCPLSRG
- the xerA gene encoding site-specific tyrosine recombinase/integron integrase — protein: MTDVTTLQRLITRFLEHLEVGKNRSSKTIENYHHYLQRFAEFYGDRAMANLSTSDVHAYQLFLNRFMDAREHGLGVKTQNYHLIALRAFLKYLVRMDEPSLAPEKVDLKKIPERSVDFLSREEVERLFEVVDLGKRGGLRDRAALETLYSTGLRVSELVGLNRSQVDLERREFTVRGKGKKPRIVFLSERCVKWLKLYLADRADNWEPVFISFGRNREGEELGLGEKRRLTAYSIEEMVRRAGRLAGIGKRVTPHLLRHSFATELLHNGADIRSVQEMLGHASITTTQIYTHSTNERLREVHEKFHKGGGLLACTCLISFASMGKSFTLITYISSWRTGEYLWTEKGDLRVFQHFGATRSIILSLGRLFVRLACVIQRKCESGRRQMPAQFALV